One genomic segment of Erythrolamprus reginae isolate rEryReg1 chromosome 2, rEryReg1.hap1, whole genome shotgun sequence includes these proteins:
- the LOC139159957 gene encoding zinc finger protein 41 homolog has product MRHQNTHTGEKPFECPVCGKGFSHNSTLAIHQNTHTGEKPFECPVCGRSFSLNSKLAIHQRTHTGEKPFECPDCGKLFT; this is encoded by the coding sequence ATGAGACACCAGaatactcacacaggagagaaaccctttgaatgtcctgtttgtggaaAAGGTTTCAGTCATAATTCCACCCTGGCGATACACCAGaatactcacacaggagagaaaccctttgaatgccctgttTGTGGTAGAAGTTTCAGTCTCAATTCCAAGCTGGCAATACACCAGAGGacacatacaggagagaaaccctttgaatgtcctgattgtggcaaACTTTTCACTTAG